Proteins from a genomic interval of Thermoanaerobacterium thermosaccharolyticum DSM 571:
- a CDS encoding Lrp/AsnC family transcriptional regulator — translation MSKKMDIIELLNENSRLTDKQISVITGLSEDEVKDIIKNLEEEKVLLKYSTLVNWEKTEKEVVRALIDVRVTPQQGQGFNAIAERIGQYDEVKSVSLISGGYDLSVEVEGKTMKEIAIFVAERLAPIDGVLSTTTHFILKRYKQDGIFFTDGPEDKRLVVTP, via the coding sequence ATGTCTAAAAAAATGGATATTATTGAGCTTCTTAATGAAAACAGCCGTCTGACAGACAAGCAAATCTCTGTAATAACAGGGCTTAGCGAAGATGAAGTAAAAGATATAATAAAAAATCTTGAAGAAGAAAAAGTTTTATTAAAGTACAGCACATTAGTTAATTGGGAAAAAACTGAAAAAGAAGTCGTACGCGCACTTATCGATGTAAGAGTTACACCGCAGCAAGGACAGGGCTTTAATGCAATAGCTGAAAGAATCGGTCAATATGATGAAGTAAAATCAGTATCTTTAATATCTGGAGGATACGATCTGTCTGTAGAAGTCGAAGGAAAAACGATGAAGGAAATCGCTATTTTTGTAGCCGAAAGGCTAGCACCGATAGATGGTGTATTAAGCACCACAACACATTTCATACTTAAAAGGTATAAACAGGACGGCATATTTTTTACAGATGGTCCGGAGGATAAAAGATTGGTGGTAACGCCATGA
- the feoB gene encoding ferrous iron transport protein B, whose product MITAALIGNPNVGKTTLFNLLTGSNQHVGNWPGVTVEKKEGFVSENVKLVDLPGIYAMDTYSNEEKISKAFLESGDVDLILNIVDASNLQRNLYLTMQLKEFNKPIVLILNMVDVAESKGVKIDYDKLSKLLNVLVVPIIAAKGKGVDKLEELLAKGDFLETYNDNNSHYHNILHFKSEAETYKYIEEILSQCLTYTSENTTTISEKLDKIFINKFLAYPIFLAIVYFIFQFTFSWVGQPLADLLDSGVNDWLVPHIQMVLSGTSNWFKSFIVDGIIGGVGSVIVFLPVILTLFLCISFLEDSGYMARVAFLMDKIIRKMGLSGKAFIPLIIGFGCSVPGVMSTRTLESEKDRKMTALLVPLMSCNARLPVYLIIAGALFKGHESIVVASLYALGIIVAFLVGILFKNTIFKKDDEPFIIELPEYKLPEVKSLAIHTWEKGKGFLRKAGTIIFSVSIIVWVLSNFNFSGMTEINSSFIAAIGKFISPIFIPLGFASWQNTVALLTGIMAKEVVVGTMGVIYGGNLTKVLPTVFTPLSAISFLVFVLLYTPCISLIATMKKEYGGKMAIFSVIYQLVLAWIVSFIVFNGGSLILRIF is encoded by the coding sequence ATGATTACTGCAGCTTTAATTGGAAATCCAAACGTAGGAAAGACTACACTTTTCAATCTGCTTACTGGTTCTAACCAGCATGTTGGAAATTGGCCCGGTGTTACAGTTGAAAAAAAAGAGGGTTTTGTCAGCGAAAATGTAAAGCTTGTGGATTTGCCAGGCATTTATGCGATGGATACTTACTCAAATGAAGAGAAAATTTCAAAAGCATTTTTAGAGAGTGGAGATGTAGATTTGATACTAAATATAGTTGATGCGTCAAATCTACAAAGAAATTTGTACTTAACTATGCAGCTAAAAGAATTCAATAAACCTATCGTATTAATTTTAAATATGGTGGATGTTGCTGAGAGCAAAGGTGTAAAAATAGATTATGATAAATTGTCAAAGCTTTTAAATGTTTTGGTGGTTCCAATAATAGCTGCAAAAGGAAAAGGCGTTGACAAACTTGAAGAGCTGTTAGCGAAAGGTGACTTTTTAGAAACATATAATGATAATAATTCTCATTATCATAATATTTTACATTTCAAAAGTGAAGCTGAAACGTATAAATATATAGAAGAAATTTTATCACAGTGTTTGACGTACACATCTGAAAACACGACTACAATTTCAGAAAAACTTGATAAAATTTTCATAAATAAATTTTTAGCGTATCCGATTTTTCTGGCAATTGTATACTTCATATTTCAGTTTACTTTTAGCTGGGTTGGTCAACCTCTTGCAGATTTATTGGATAGCGGTGTCAATGACTGGCTGGTGCCACATATTCAGATGGTGCTTTCAGGCACTAGTAATTGGTTCAAATCATTTATTGTGGATGGCATAATAGGAGGTGTAGGTTCTGTTATAGTATTTTTGCCTGTGATTTTGACGCTATTTTTGTGTATATCCTTTTTAGAGGATAGTGGGTATATGGCTAGGGTTGCCTTCTTAATGGACAAAATTATTAGAAAAATGGGTTTATCCGGCAAAGCTTTTATTCCGCTTATAATTGGTTTTGGATGTTCAGTTCCAGGAGTTATGTCTACCAGAACTTTAGAGAGTGAAAAAGACAGAAAGATGACAGCACTTCTTGTTCCTCTTATGTCATGCAATGCAAGACTTCCAGTTTATCTCATAATTGCAGGAGCTTTATTTAAAGGCCACGAATCTATAGTTGTTGCATCACTTTATGCGTTAGGTATAATAGTAGCCTTTTTAGTTGGGATACTTTTTAAAAATACTATATTTAAAAAGGACGATGAGCCTTTTATTATAGAACTTCCTGAATACAAGCTGCCTGAAGTTAAATCTCTAGCGATTCATACATGGGAAAAAGGTAAGGGTTTTTTAAGGAAGGCAGGAACTATAATTTTTTCTGTATCCATAATAGTTTGGGTATTGTCAAATTTTAATTTTTCGGGTATGACGGAAATTAATTCCAGTTTCATAGCAGCCATCGGAAAGTTTATAAGCCCGATTTTTATTCCTTTAGGCTTTGCTTCATGGCAAAATACAGTAGCTCTTCTTACGGGAATAATGGCTAAAGAAGTAGTAGTAGGAACGATGGGAGTTATTTATGGTGGAAATTTGACAAAAGTATTGCCTACGGTATTTACTCCCCTCTCAGCAATCAGCTTTTTGGTGTTTGTGCTTTTGTACACGCCATGTATATCTCTTATAGCTACCATGAAAAAAGAATATGGGGGTAAAATGGCCATCTTTTCTGTAATATATCAGCTTGTCTTAGCGTGGATAGTTTCTTTTATAGTCTTTAATGGTGGAAGTTTAATCTTAAGAATATTTTAA
- a CDS encoding metal ABC transporter solute-binding protein, Zn/Mn family — translation MKKLLSIFLAISILFSLTSCNTKISKRPDKMIVYASFYPLYDLTKKIAGDKAVVQNIIPPGVEPHDWEPTTRQVADIERASAVIYLGLGMDSWINKIETSVSGPKFINVSTGINAIKVGNAVNPHVWLSPKETQILAKNIKDALVNADNKNAKYYQSNYENLVKTLKQLDNEYTTKLKNTKTKTFVVYHSAFDYIARDYGLNQVSIVGMSEEAEASPAKIAEVIKLIKDENIKYIFTEPLTSPKPIQSIANETGTKVLPLNTIEGITKDEMKKGYDYIKLMQQNLDNLQKALN, via the coding sequence ATGAAAAAGCTTTTATCAATTTTTTTAGCAATTTCAATATTATTTAGCTTGACATCATGCAATACAAAGATTTCAAAAAGACCTGACAAAATGATAGTTTACGCTTCTTTTTACCCTTTATATGATTTAACAAAAAAGATTGCCGGAGATAAAGCAGTCGTACAAAATATAATACCACCCGGTGTGGAACCACATGACTGGGAGCCCACAACACGACAGGTGGCTGATATTGAAAGAGCCTCTGCAGTCATATATCTTGGACTCGGCATGGATTCATGGATAAATAAAATCGAAACATCAGTTTCAGGTCCTAAATTTATAAATGTATCAACTGGCATAAACGCGATAAAAGTTGGAAATGCTGTAAATCCTCATGTATGGTTGTCTCCAAAAGAAACACAGATATTGGCAAAAAATATCAAAGATGCTTTAGTAAATGCTGACAATAAAAACGCAAAATACTATCAAAGCAATTATGAAAATCTAGTAAAGACTTTAAAACAATTGGACAATGAATACACTACAAAGCTTAAAAACACTAAGACAAAGACTTTTGTGGTATACCACAGTGCATTTGACTACATAGCTAGAGATTACGGATTAAATCAAGTATCAATTGTCGGTATGAGTGAGGAAGCGGAAGCCAGCCCAGCGAAAATTGCTGAAGTAATAAAGCTTATTAAAGATGAAAATATTAAATACATTTTCACCGAACCATTGACATCTCCAAAGCCTATTCAGTCAATCGCCAACGAAACAGGTACAAAAGTACTTCCGCTAAATACTATTGAAGGGATTACTAAAGATGAGATGAAGAAAGGATACGATTATATAAAATTGATGCAGCAAAATTTAGATAATCTTCAAAAAGCATTA
- a CDS encoding Fur family transcriptional regulator, with protein MTKEEILNAIKTNNFKITPQRELIINIMLNTQGYLSVKEIYEKVKKSFPQVSLDTVYRNLSLLKDINVLSETTIGNNIMYEIHKDMHDHIMKCIKCGKVYELNICPLDLCINKLDDFEIVDHKIEITGYCKNCKKTIGGSHL; from the coding sequence ATGACGAAGGAAGAAATTTTAAATGCAATTAAAACCAATAATTTTAAGATCACTCCACAAAGGGAGCTTATTATAAATATCATGTTGAATACACAAGGATACCTGTCGGTTAAAGAAATATACGAGAAGGTGAAAAAATCTTTTCCACAAGTCAGTTTGGATACAGTGTATAGAAATTTAAGCCTTTTAAAGGATATAAATGTACTAAGTGAAACAACTATAGGCAACAATATTATGTATGAGATCCACAAAGACATGCACGATCATATTATGAAATGCATAAAGTGCGGCAAGGTTTATGAACTCAATATTTGTCCACTTGATTTGTGCATCAATAAACTTGATGATTTTGAAATAGTAGATCATAAAATAGAGATTACAGGATACTGCAAAAATTGCAAAAAAACAATAGGAGGATCACATTTATGA
- a CDS encoding DUF2156 domain-containing protein, whose product MTLKSLTIDDKSVFDEYFSNFPPEISEYTFTNLFMWNHVYNIKYEIIDNCLCISSGNKILPPVGPKENILNAFDKFCKIMQTYHSEIYLDRFDKDSACKISEMYKVEMTPDEDNFDYVYNTDDLINLSGRKYHNKKNHINRFLKTYDYTLEELSSDNALECLKFTEEWLSSKDINENPGVLKEFDAIKKVLNNYEFFKLKGIVLKISGKIEAYSFGEKLNPETAVTHIEKANPEIKDAYAFINMCFAKMMSEFKYINREQDLGIPGLRYAKQSYHPVKMIFKFKGKL is encoded by the coding sequence GTGACATTGAAATCGCTGACAATTGACGATAAAAGCGTATTTGATGAATACTTCTCTAATTTTCCGCCGGAAATATCGGAGTACACATTCACGAATCTTTTCATGTGGAATCATGTGTACAACATAAAGTACGAAATAATTGATAATTGCCTATGCATATCATCAGGCAACAAAATCTTGCCTCCGGTAGGGCCTAAAGAAAATATTTTGAATGCTTTTGATAAATTTTGTAAAATAATGCAAACGTACCATTCTGAAATTTACCTTGATCGATTTGATAAAGACAGCGCCTGTAAAATTTCAGAAATGTACAAAGTTGAGATGACACCAGATGAAGATAATTTTGATTATGTCTACAATACAGATGATCTTATTAATCTTTCTGGAAGAAAATACCATAATAAGAAAAATCATATAAATAGGTTTTTGAAAACATATGATTATACTTTGGAGGAATTGTCATCTGATAATGCTTTAGAATGCTTGAAATTCACTGAAGAATGGCTTTCGTCAAAAGATATAAATGAAAATCCCGGTGTTCTTAAAGAGTTTGATGCTATAAAGAAAGTACTGAATAACTATGAGTTTTTTAAACTAAAGGGCATTGTTTTGAAAATAAGCGGAAAAATTGAAGCATATTCATTTGGAGAAAAATTAAATCCGGAAACAGCCGTTACACACATAGAAAAGGCAAACCCCGAGATTAAAGATGCGTACGCTTTTATAAACATGTGCTTTGCAAAAATGATGTCGGAATTCAAATACATCAATAGAGAGCAAGATTTAGGAATTCCTGGCCTTAGATATGCGAAACAATCTTACCATCCAGTAAAGATGATTTTTAAATTTAAGGGAAAGTTATAA
- a CDS encoding class I SAM-dependent DNA methyltransferase, whose product MYDEFAKFYDRLGWDSYAKELWPDFKKYLDKAGFKPRTMLDLACGTGTFCIGALKDGIIVEGLDISEEMLKKAVENAKSFGFDIKFHHGDMSSFHLGKKYDLITCTFDAINHMTEFDKWKSMFNCVKNHLNEKGVFMFDMNTLKDLNDNWNNIHIRKYPNGDYYISKSISFGDSAFITFTAFLKKEGRLYEEYEETVQESSFSLDAVVDELKCAGFKDIRIMNRKFDVVEDIYSLDRAFILCSI is encoded by the coding sequence ATGTACGATGAATTTGCTAAATTTTACGATAGATTGGGATGGGATTCCTATGCAAAGGAGTTGTGGCCTGATTTTAAAAAATATTTAGATAAAGCGGGGTTTAAACCAAGAACTATGCTTGATTTGGCTTGTGGAACAGGCACTTTTTGCATAGGTGCATTGAAAGATGGTATAATTGTTGAAGGACTTGATATATCAGAAGAGATGCTTAAAAAGGCGGTTGAAAATGCAAAAAGTTTTGGTTTTGATATTAAGTTTCATCATGGCGATATGAGTAGCTTCCACCTTGGGAAAAAATATGACCTTATAACATGTACATTTGACGCCATAAATCACATGACTGAATTTGATAAATGGAAGTCTATGTTTAATTGTGTAAAGAATCACCTTAATGAAAAGGGCGTATTTATGTTTGATATGAATACATTGAAAGATTTAAATGATAATTGGAATAATATCCATATAAGGAAGTATCCAAACGGCGATTACTATATTTCCAAAAGTATATCATTTGGAGATAGTGCGTTTATAACATTTACTGCTTTTTTAAAGAAAGAAGGCAGGCTATATGAAGAATATGAGGAAACAGTTCAGGAATCGAGTTTTTCATTAGATGCAGTAGTAGATGAACTAAAGTGTGCAGGGTTTAAGGATATCAGAATAATGAATAGAAAATTTGATGTGGTTGAAGACATATATAGTTTAGATAGGGCTTTCATTCTCTGCAGCATTTAA
- a CDS encoding THUMP domain-containing class I SAM-dependent RNA methyltransferase: protein MSKIELIAPTLFGIESVAAKEIRSLGYEGIKVEDGKVTFIGDISAICKANMWIRSAERIYVKIGEFEVSTFDELFEGVRSLPWEEWIPENGQFPVDGYSLKSNLHSIPDCQSIIKKAVVERLKKKYKKEWFDENGPLYKIKFSLMKNKAVLMIDTSGEGLHKRGYRVMSNIAPLRETLASAMIMLSDWRYDRPLIDPFCGSGTIPIEAALIGANIAPGLNRKFTSEKWGQIPKKLWLDTRKEAHSLIKMDVELNIRGYDIDESAVKLSINNAHKAGVNQYVKFAKKPLKDLRTDDMYGILICNPPYGERMGEIQEVEKLYREMGRVFTSLNTWSYYIITSHENFEKLFGKKATKRRKLYNGMIKTTYYQYFGPRPTRKI, encoded by the coding sequence ATGTCTAAGATAGAATTAATAGCACCTACACTTTTTGGGATTGAATCAGTGGCGGCTAAAGAGATAAGATCTTTAGGTTATGAAGGCATAAAGGTTGAAGATGGAAAAGTTACATTTATTGGTGATATATCCGCTATATGCAAAGCTAACATGTGGATAAGGTCTGCAGAGCGTATATATGTTAAAATTGGGGAATTTGAGGTATCTACGTTTGACGAACTTTTTGAAGGAGTAAGATCGCTACCGTGGGAAGAATGGATTCCAGAAAATGGCCAGTTTCCCGTTGATGGGTACTCACTGAAATCAAATTTGCATAGCATACCTGACTGCCAATCAATAATAAAAAAGGCTGTTGTTGAGAGGCTTAAGAAAAAGTATAAAAAGGAATGGTTTGATGAAAATGGGCCTCTCTATAAAATAAAGTTTTCATTGATGAAGAATAAGGCAGTGCTTATGATAGATACCAGCGGAGAAGGATTGCACAAAAGAGGATATAGAGTCATGTCAAATATAGCGCCTTTGAGAGAGACTTTAGCATCTGCCATGATTATGCTTAGTGACTGGAGATATGATAGGCCACTCATAGATCCATTTTGTGGCTCAGGAACTATTCCCATTGAAGCTGCTTTAATCGGCGCCAACATTGCACCCGGATTGAATCGCAAATTCACATCAGAAAAATGGGGACAGATACCGAAGAAATTGTGGCTTGATACAAGAAAAGAGGCTCATAGTTTAATTAAGATGGATGTTGAACTCAATATAAGAGGATATGATATTGATGAATCTGCAGTTAAGTTATCCATTAACAATGCACACAAAGCAGGTGTTAATCAATACGTAAAATTTGCCAAGAAACCGTTAAAAGATTTGAGAACAGATGATATGTATGGAATCTTAATATGCAACCCACCTTATGGCGAGAGGATGGGTGAGATACAAGAAGTAGAAAAGCTTTATAGAGAAATGGGGCGAGTCTTTACAAGTCTTAATACGTGGTCATACTATATAATAACATCTCATGAAAATTTTGAGAAGTTATTTGGTAAAAAAGCAACAAAAAGGAGAAAGCTTTACAACGGCATGATAAAAACCACTTATTATCAATATTTTGGGCCAAGGCCTACAAGGAAAATTTAG
- a CDS encoding FeoB-associated Cys-rich membrane protein: protein MIIEVIITVAIVAAAVFMLYKNLKKSASGKCNCGNCSSSCPKFSAIKQKK, encoded by the coding sequence ATGATTATTGAAGTAATTATAACTGTAGCAATAGTAGCTGCTGCTGTATTTATGCTTTACAAGAATTTAAAGAAGAGTGCTTCTGGCAAATGCAATTGCGGCAATTGTTCTTCTAGCTGTCCTAAATTCAGTGCTATTAAACAAAAAAAGTAG
- a CDS encoding FeoA family protein: MSIYDLKPGQTAIVSDILGNERLAKRLRALGAIEGAKVKVKSFAPLGDPIIINFMGFDLAIRKRDAKNIVVKNVL; this comes from the coding sequence GTGAGCATATACGATCTGAAACCGGGCCAAACTGCTATAGTCAGCGATATTTTAGGCAATGAAAGATTGGCAAAGAGGCTAAGGGCCCTGGGGGCTATTGAAGGGGCTAAAGTGAAAGTTAAAAGTTTTGCTCCTTTAGGAGATCCTATAATAATAAATTTCATGGGGTTTGATTTAGCTATTAGAAAAAGAGATGCGAAAAATATTGTTGTGAAAAATGTATTGTAA
- a CDS encoding undecaprenyl-diphosphatase: MNYAVFQIINGFAGHNSILDKIMIFTALYSPIIYGALVIVQWFIGGDRGKKASMDDFFAAVIALSTNFIISKFYFEPRPFVTHKVNLLVKHPSDASFPSDHLSGGSAITFTELKYNKIIGSIMMLLTILLIIARVYVGVHYPIDVIGGFVIGYISSKLIKYLNIVLNPIETFILKTWHRFIKI; this comes from the coding sequence ATGAATTATGCTGTTTTTCAGATTATCAATGGATTTGCCGGTCATAACAGTATATTGGATAAGATAATGATATTTACTGCTTTGTATTCTCCGATCATATATGGTGCTTTAGTGATTGTACAGTGGTTTATAGGAGGGGACAGGGGTAAGAAAGCGTCGATGGATGATTTTTTTGCAGCAGTGATAGCATTAAGCACAAATTTTATTATTTCAAAGTTTTACTTTGAACCGAGGCCTTTTGTTACACATAAAGTAAATTTATTAGTTAAACATCCAAGCGATGCTTCATTCCCAAGCGATCATCTGTCAGGTGGATCGGCTATAACATTTACGGAATTAAAATACAACAAGATTATAGGTTCTATTATGATGTTATTGACGATTTTACTGATTATTGCAAGAGTCTATGTTGGTGTTCACTATCCAATTGATGTTATAGGAGGATTTGTGATAGGTTATATAAGCAGCAAATTGATAAAATATTTAAATATTGTTTTAAATCCTATAGAGACGTTTATTTTAAAAACTTGGCATAGATTTATAAAGATATAA
- a CDS encoding aminotransferase class I/II-fold pyridoxal phosphate-dependent enzyme: MIEDKYISDIVKNIPPSGIRKFFDLVTNSRDIISLGVGEPDFVTPWVIRKEGIDVLDRGSTTYTSNLGLKELREAISFFLKKHYDLNYDPEREIMITVGASEAIDLALRCLLNNGDEVLVPAPSYVSYSPCIELTRGIPVYVPTDEKNNFVITPDDLKSKITNKTKALILPYPNNPTGAIMKKEDLEEILDVIIDHDLIVISDEIYSELTYDGKHVSIASLPGMKERTILLNGFSKAFAMTGWRLGYIAAEHGFIEAMNKIHQYTTICAPIMAQYAGIKAIYECEADIEKMRKTYDQRRRFIVNGFREIGFDCFEPKGAFYIFPSIKKTGLTSQEFCERLLKEERIAVVPGDAFGPGGEGYIRVSYAYSIDKIMKALERIERFAKKIF; this comes from the coding sequence ATGATAGAGGACAAATACATTTCAGACATAGTTAAAAATATACCACCATCTGGAATAAGAAAATTTTTTGACCTTGTTACTAATTCACGCGATATTATCTCTCTCGGTGTAGGAGAGCCAGATTTTGTAACACCTTGGGTAATACGCAAAGAGGGCATAGATGTCTTAGACAGAGGCAGCACTACGTACACATCAAATCTCGGCCTTAAAGAACTGCGTGAGGCTATATCATTTTTCTTAAAAAAACATTATGACTTAAATTATGATCCTGAAAGGGAAATTATGATAACTGTAGGAGCAAGTGAAGCCATCGATCTTGCGCTTCGCTGTCTTTTGAACAATGGCGATGAAGTGCTGGTACCGGCGCCAAGCTATGTATCGTATTCACCGTGTATTGAGCTTACAAGGGGAATTCCCGTCTATGTACCAACAGATGAAAAAAACAACTTTGTAATAACACCTGATGATTTGAAATCAAAAATAACCAACAAGACAAAAGCACTTATACTTCCATATCCGAATAATCCGACAGGTGCCATTATGAAAAAGGAAGACTTGGAAGAAATCTTAGACGTAATAATAGATCATGATTTAATAGTCATTTCTGATGAAATATACAGCGAGCTTACCTATGATGGAAAGCATGTTAGCATAGCATCGCTACCCGGCATGAAAGAAAGGACTATACTTCTCAATGGATTTTCTAAAGCATTTGCCATGACAGGCTGGAGACTAGGTTATATAGCAGCAGAACATGGTTTTATAGAAGCCATGAATAAGATACACCAATATACAACGATATGCGCTCCAATCATGGCTCAATATGCTGGTATAAAAGCTATATACGAATGCGAAGCAGATATAGAAAAGATGCGAAAAACTTACGATCAAAGAAGGAGATTTATAGTAAACGGATTTAGAGAAATAGGCTTTGATTGCTTTGAACCAAAGGGCGCCTTTTACATCTTCCCTTCAATTAAAAAAACAGGATTAACTTCACAGGAATTCTGTGAAAGATTGTTAAAAGAGGAAAGAATCGCAGTTGTGCCAGGGGATGCTTTTGGACCAGGCGGTGAGGGTTACATAAGGGTTTCATATGCATATTCCATCGATAAGATAATGAAAGCTCTTGAGAGAATAGAAAGATTTGCAAAGAAAATATTTTAA